The genomic window TCGCCTGATCGAGATCACCGCTCATATCCGCCTCTCCTCTTGAAGTTTCACCCGCGAATGGGGCAAACATCCACAATGTAGGCTCCGAGAGGGGGGCCAAACAGGGGGTTATTTTGAAACAGTCTGTTGTCTTGGCGTTGTTGCTGTGCCTGGCATCGCTGGTTCCCAATTCCGCCGCAAGGGCGGCCGAGTCCGCCGTGGTGCTGGCCTATCACCGCTTTGACGACGACCGGGTCCCGGCGCTGAACACCACCACCGAGTTGTTGGCCGCCCATGTGGCCGAGTTGAAATCCGGAGGCTATGCGGTGCTGCCCCTGGCCGAGATGGTCTCGGCCCTGCGCGCTGGCCGCGCCCTGCCGGACAAGGCGGTGGCCATTACCGTGGACGAAGCTTCGGCGGGGTTTTATGCCGGGGCATGGCCGCTGCTGAAGAAGGCGGGTCTGCCCGTCACCTTGTTCCTGGCCACTGACGAGGTGGATCGCGGCGGGCCCGAGGTGATGACCTGGGGTCAAATTCGCGACCTCGCGGCGGCTGGCGTGGAGATCGGCGTGCAGGGCGCGGCGCGGCTGCGCATGTCCAAGGTTTCAAGCGAACAGATCTCCGCCGATCTGGTCCGCGCCAAGGCCCGCCTGGACAAGGAACTGGGCAAGTCCACCGAACTGTTCGCCTGGCCCTGGGGCGAGGCCAGCGCCGAGGCCGAGGATGTGCTGCGCCGCTCTGGCATCGCCGCTGCCTTCGGCCAGCATTCGGGCGCCGCCTGGGCCAAGGGCGATCCGTTCTTCCTGCCGCGCTTCGTCCAAAGCTCGGCCTATGGCGATATGCAGCGCTTCCGGCTGTCGGTGCGCTCGCTGCCCCTGCCCGCGGTGGACATCACCCCGGAAGATCCCGCCATCAAGGTCAATCCGCCCGCCTTCGGCTTTACCCTGGCCGAGGACGTGCCCGGCATCGACGGGCTGTCGTGCTTTGCCTCCCATCAGGGTCAGGTCAAGGTGGAGCGCCTGGGGCCGCGCGTGGAAGTGCGCATGTCCAAGCCCATTCCCTCGGGCCGGGGGCGGCTGAACTGCACCGTTCCCGCCCTGGAGGGGCGCTGGCGCTGGTTCGGCTGGCAATTCGCGGTGCCCTGAGGCCGACTTGAGATGAGTGAAACTCATCGCAGGTCGGATAGGCCCAAAGGGCCGCGCCGCTTATGCGGCGGAAGCCAAGCGACCCGGAGGGCGCGCCCGGCGATTGAGGGCATTGGCCTTCAGGCCCTATTCCTCGAGGGCCGCGTCCCAGTAGAGGAAATCCATCCAGGTCTCGTGAAGCTCGTCCTTCACATGGGCGCAGTGCTTGGCCGCCACATCCATCTGGTAGGGCGTGGGGGTGAAGGGCCTGCGGTTCAGATGCATGCCCGCCTCGCGCAGGGATTTGGCGCCCTTGCGCAGATTGTCGGCGGCGCAGCAGGTGACGATGTTGTCCCAGGTGGTCTTGCCGCCCTTGGACCGGGGGATCACATGGTCGAAGGTGAGGTCGCGGGTATCGAAGACCTTGCCGCAGTACTGACAGCGAAATCCGTCCCTCAGAAAGACGTGATAGCGCGTGAACGAGACGCTTTTGCGGCGATGATAATCCTTGAGCGCCACCACCGAGGGGATCTGGAACGACCGGCTGGCCGATCTCACCACCAGTTCATAGGCGCAGACCTGATGGACGCGGTCCTTGAGGACGGCGA from Paramagnetospirillum magnetotacticum MS-1 includes these protein-coding regions:
- a CDS encoding HNH endonuclease, whose product is MSHLGLPGLKTLVLNADMQPLSWGPLSVWSWQDALVAVLKDRVHQVCAYELVVRSASRSFQIPSVVALKDYHRRKSVSFTRYHVFLRDGFRCQYCGKVFDTRDLTFDHVIPRSKGGKTTWDNIVTCCAADNLRKGAKSLREAGMHLNRRPFTPTPYQMDVAAKHCAHVKDELHETWMDFLYWDAALEE
- a CDS encoding polysaccharide deacetylase family protein, translating into MKQSVVLALLLCLASLVPNSAARAAESAVVLAYHRFDDDRVPALNTTTELLAAHVAELKSGGYAVLPLAEMVSALRAGRALPDKAVAITVDEASAGFYAGAWPLLKKAGLPVTLFLATDEVDRGGPEVMTWGQIRDLAAAGVEIGVQGAARLRMSKVSSEQISADLVRAKARLDKELGKSTELFAWPWGEASAEAEDVLRRSGIAAAFGQHSGAAWAKGDPFFLPRFVQSSAYGDMQRFRLSVRSLPLPAVDITPEDPAIKVNPPAFGFTLAEDVPGIDGLSCFASHQGQVKVERLGPRVEVRMSKPIPSGRGRLNCTVPALEGRWRWFGWQFAVP